From the genome of Seriola aureovittata isolate HTS-2021-v1 ecotype China chromosome 6, ASM2101889v1, whole genome shotgun sequence, one region includes:
- the hykk.2 gene encoding hydroxylysine kinase, with amino-acid sequence MAAKHAKPNFSQSQVSEMVKRLFKLTPSEIRSLPSYDDQNFYMAPVEGGEYVLKIMNSEDSKNPNLVEVQTYAMSFLHQNGLPAQTALPTASGQLMSLEEIDCGYGCQKYLVRLLTYLPGTTISKVPLTPQLLYETGKTAARMDKILQEMEHPHLNLLQREKFIWSLSNLALLEAYIYVLDGDPLQEVVKSVIHQYKTSVVPKRPDFRKCINHGDFNDLNVLVQPDERDGYRISGILDFGDMNSGYYIHELAINIMYMMTEHPNPIEVGGPVLAGWESILPLKEAEKECLYVLVLSRFCQSLVLARYSVTLHPENAEYLMISSKRGISIFHQLFELGREQVEKVWFQSAAQFSDRK; translated from the exons ATGGCAGCGAAGCATGCCAAGCCCAACTTCAGTCAATCTCAGGTGTCTGAGATGGTAAAGAGGCTGTTCAAGCTGACGCCATCAGAAATTCGCTCTTTGCCCAGCTACGATGACCAGAACTTCTACATGGCGCCTGTGGAGGGTGGCGAGTACGTCCTGAAGATCATGAACTCAGAGGACAGTAAGAACCCTAACCTGGTTGAGGTGCAGACGTATGCCATGTCTTTCCTGCACCAGAATGGTCTTCCTGCACAGACAGCCCTGCCCACCGCCTCAGGACAGCTCATGAGTCTGGAAGAAATAG ATTGTGGCTATGGCTGTCAGAAGTACCTGGTGCGGCTGTTGACTTATTTGCCTGGAACTACTATTTCCAAGGTTCCTTTAACACCACAGTTACTGTATGAAACTGGGAAGACAGCAGCCAGAATGGACAAAATCCTGCAAGAG atgGAACACCCTCATCTCAATTTGCTGCAGAGGGAGAAGTTCATATGGAGTCTGTCAAATCTCGCCCTCCTGGAAGCATACATCTATGTATTAGATGGAGATCCTCTTCAGGAGGTTGTGAAGTCCGTCATTCATCAGTACAAGACCTCTGTGGTCCCGAAACGCCCCGATTTCCGCAAGT GCATTAACCATGGCGACTTCAATGACCTCAATGTGCTTGTGCAGCCTGATGAGAGAGACGGCTACAGGATTTCCGGCATCCTTGACTTTGGGGACATGAACAGTGGCTACTACATCCATGAGCTAGCCATCAATATCATGTACATGATGACGGAGCATCCTAACCCCATTGAGGTGGGTGGACCGGTCCTCGCGGGCTGGGAGAGCATCCTTCCGCTCAAAGAGGCGGAGAAAGAATGTCTCTATGTGCTGGTGCTGTCCCGCTTCTGCCAGTCTTTGGTGTTAGCTCGTTACTCTGTGACCTTGCATCCGGAAAATGCAGAGTATCTGATGATTTCATCAAAGAGGGGAATCTCCATCTTCCATCAACTCTTTGAGCTTGGAAGGGAGCAGGTGGAGAAGGTGTGGTTTCAGAGTGCTGCTCAGTTCAGTGACAGAAAGTGA